Part of the Bacillota bacterium genome is shown below.
GCGCTGGGTTGGGCACTTTTGCGGCACGAGCGTCGGGCTGGTCCCGCCCTGAGATAGGAGCTTGCTTCCCGCCAAGCAAACCCCGCAGCGGCGTTGTAGCGGTCAGGCTTCGTCGTCGCTTTCGAGCTGCCGGATCATCTGGTCCAAGACGGCCAGGAATGTTTCAACGTCCGCTCGGACGAGCCGGCTAACCTCGGGGTAGTCCGCGACGAGATCCTTCATCGACTTCCAGAGGAACTCCCTCTCATAAGCGTGGCGAACAATGTGGCGGAACGATCGGTACCTCTCAAGTTCCACGCGTGTGGTCTAGGAGATCACAGGCGGACGAACGCCTTCGGTTTCCAGCGCGGCCGCCTCGAGAAGATTAAAAGTGGTGAAGGTACAGAGCCAATCCGCTTCGCACGACCTTGGGAGGTTCTTTTTCCAGGTCCGCGGGACGAGCTTCTGCAACCGCCTCGTCGAGCCTCGTGATCGCCCGGAGGTCACTTTGGATCTCCGCCTTCAGGACTCGGAGTTGTCTCGCATCAACAACCATGCGACAGGTCCTCTCCCTCCAGATAGATTCGGCGGCGAAACTCAGGCGAGGTGTCTTCAAGCACAACGAGGTCGACGCCAAACGAGGTCAGCTTGGAAACCTCAGAGAAGACGCGCCAGTAATCGGACCAAGCGATACCCTCCACGGCCAGGTCGATGTCGCTCAGGGGCGTGAAACCGTCGCCGCGCGCGAGCGACCCGAAAAGCATCACCCGGGTAGCACCGGCTTCCGTCAGGCGGAGAGCGATCCTTCTGGCATCCGCCATGGCTGCCCGCTGCGCTTTCTCGCATTCTTTGGCCCACAGCCGCGCTCTTCGCTTTATGCCCGCTACATAGGGCGCAACGTCTACAGCGGAGCGCGTTTCTCTCGACGAATCGGAGCCTCTCCTAGCACTCACCGCCTTGGCCTCCCCACGCCTGCGTGC
Proteins encoded:
- a CDS encoding nucleotidyltransferase domain-containing protein; amino-acid sequence: MSARRGSDSSRETRSAVDVAPYVAGIKRRARLWAKECEKAQRAAMADARRIALRLTEAGATRVMLFGSLARGDGFTPLSDIDLAVEGIAWSDYWRVFSEVSKLTSFGVDLVVLEDTSPEFRRRIYLEGEDLSHGC